A portion of the Limanda limanda chromosome 3, fLimLim1.1, whole genome shotgun sequence genome contains these proteins:
- the LOC132998622 gene encoding excitatory amino acid transporter 2-like: protein MMKKQVEVRMDESHLEPIVENPESMCSSFCDKVMKHMVLTLTILGVFLGSIAGMLLRHISPLPADVIMIIAFPGEILMRMLKMLILPLVVSSLVTGLAGLDAKSSGRLGTRAMVYYMSTTVIAAVLGVILVIAIHPGNPKLRANLGQGKKNDDVSSVDAFFDLIRNLFPENLVQACFQQIQTVVTKVPVPTNRTKAPPQFTVKRALQFKSGMNVLGLIGFFVAFGVIMGKMGEKAKMMLEFFNVLNEIVMRLVGAIMWYSPFGIACLICGKIISIADLEVVARQLGMYMVTVIVGLIIHGGIFLPLIYFVIVRENPFKFFMGIFQAWVTALGTASSAGTLPVTFRCLEENLGIDKRVTRFVLPVGATINMDGTALYEAVAAIFIAQMNGIQLDWGQIITVSMTATLASVGAASIPSAGLVTMLLILTAVGLPTQDISLLVAVDWLLDRFRTSVNVVGDSYGAGIVYHLSKHELDEFDAQQAGMEELDMAKTQSFYENNSNQNVYTNHNSTYIDDCKVTMGKNGKTTDFSLVEEEPWKCQK from the exons ATGATGAAGAAGCAAGTGGAGGTCAGGATGGACGAGAGCCACCTGGAGCCCATCGTGGAAAATCCCGAGAGCATGTGTAGCAGTTTCTGTGACAAAGTCATGAAGCACATGGTTCTCACCCTCACCATCCTCG GTGTGTTTCTGGGCTCCATCGCTGGAATGCTGCTGCGGCACATATCTCCTCTGCCCGCTGATGTCATCATGATCATCGCCTTCCCGGGGGAGATCCTCATGAGGATGCTGAAGATGCTGATCCTGCCGTTGGTTGTTTCCAGTCTGGTCACAG GACTCGCCGGTTTGGACGCCAAGTCCAGCGGGCGCCTGGGCACCCGGGCCATGGTGTACTACATGTCCACCACGGTGATCGCAGCCGTGCTGGGAGTGATCCTGGTCATTGCCATCCACCCAGGGAACCCCAAGCTAAGGGCAAACCTCGGGCAGGGCAAGAAGAACGACGACGTGTCCAGCGTGGACGCCTTCTTCGATCTCATCCGGAATCTTTTCCCGGAGAACCTGGTGCAGGCCTGTTTTCAGCAG ATCCAAACAGTGGTTACTAAAGTACCAGTGCCCACCAACAGGACCAAGGCACCCCCACAGTTCACAGTGAAAAGGGCGCTGCAGTTCAAGAGTGGGATGAATGTCCTGG GTCTCATTGGGTTCTTTGTGGCGTTCGGAGTCATTATGGGCAAAATGGGAGAAAAGGCCAAGATGATGTTGGAGTTTTTCAACGTCCTGAACGAGATCGTCATGAGGCTCGTCGGTGCGATCATGTG GTACTCCCCGTTCGGTATCGCCTGCCTCATCTGCGGAAAGATCATCTCCATCGCCGACCTGGAGGTGGTGGCCAGGCAGCTGGGCATGTACATGGTCACCGTCATCGTGGGCCTCATCATCCACGGAGGCATCTTCCTCCCGCTGATATATTTTGTGATAGTAAGAGAAAACCCCTTCAAGTTCTTCATGGGAATATTCCAGGCTTGGGTGACCGCGCTCGGAACAGCGTCCAG TGCCGGCACCCTGCCCGTCACGTTCCGCTGCCTGGAGGAGAACCTGGGCATTGACAAGCGAGTGACACGCTTCGTGCTCCCCGTGGGCGCCACCATCAACATGGACGGCACGGCGCTCTACGAGGCCGTGGCGGCCATCTTCATTGCTCAGATGAACGGGATCCAGCTCGACTGGGGACAGATCATCACCGTCAG TATGACAGCCACCCTGGCCAGTGTGGGAGCAGCCAGTATCCCCAGTGCAGGACTCGTGACCATGCTCCTGATCCTCACGGCGGTGGGGCTGCCCACTCAGGACATCAGCCTCCTGGTCGCTGTCGACTGGCTGCT GGATCGTTTCCGGACCTCGGTGAACGTGGTGGGCGACTCGTACGGCGCCGGCATCGTCTACCACCTCAGCAAACACGAGCTGGACGAGTTCGACGCCCAGCAGGCCGGGATGGAGGAGCTCGATATGGCAAAGACACAATCCTTCtatgaaaataacagcaaccaGAATGTATACACTAACCACAACTCAACCTATATAGACGACTGCAAG GTCACCATGGGGAAAAATGGCAAGACTACAGACTTCTCTCTTGTTGAGGAGGAACCATGGAAATGCCAGAAATAA